The Haladaptatus cibarius D43 genome window below encodes:
- a CDS encoding NUDIX hydrolase yields the protein MTLDDLWFLATEAEQRAEQAYHGLTDDHTQFLEFSRTYDVSRRRFRTLAQRVSESGAPYGAHTAVYRPSGELLLVWHEGVDMWVLPGGGVRDGESFRETAERELDEEAGIGAKYEGLGIATRTAIRCGDYSTWGVLPVFEAKAETTSLTVDDPDGEITDAQWFAELPENTRDREQLCAWRDERF from the coding sequence ATGACGCTCGATGACCTGTGGTTTCTCGCCACCGAGGCGGAACAGCGCGCCGAGCAGGCCTACCACGGACTGACGGACGACCACACGCAGTTTTTGGAGTTTTCACGCACCTACGACGTTTCCCGCCGACGGTTCCGGACGCTCGCCCAAAGAGTGTCAGAAAGCGGCGCACCTTACGGCGCGCACACCGCCGTCTATCGACCGTCAGGCGAACTGCTCCTCGTCTGGCACGAAGGCGTGGATATGTGGGTACTCCCCGGCGGCGGCGTTCGTGACGGGGAATCTTTCCGCGAGACGGCGGAGCGAGAACTCGACGAGGAGGCGGGAATTGGGGCGAAATACGAGGGGTTAGGCATTGCGACCCGAACTGCAATTCGGTGCGGCGACTATTCGACGTGGGGCGTCCTCCCGGTGTTCGAAGCGAAAGCCGAGACGACTTCCCTGACGGTCGATGACCCCGATGGGGAGATTACTGACGCGCAGTGGTTCGCCGAACTGCCCGAAAACACCCGCGACCGCGAGCAGTTGTGCGCGTGGCGAGACGAGCGGTTTTAA
- a CDS encoding transcription initiation factor IIB family protein yields the protein MYRARDQVENEAWLAELQQAADRLELETGARSRAADLFLTTISDVDNPEDRSKRAVAAASLYAGSLIEGDQRSQQAVADAVGVARLTIQQRWKTILETAGLQPPSW from the coding sequence GTGTATCGGGCACGTGACCAAGTCGAAAACGAAGCGTGGCTTGCCGAACTCCAACAGGCCGCCGACCGTCTGGAACTCGAAACCGGGGCGCGCTCGCGCGCGGCCGACCTCTTTCTCACCACGATTTCCGACGTGGACAACCCCGAAGACCGGTCGAAGCGCGCGGTCGCCGCAGCCAGCCTCTACGCCGGGTCGCTCATCGAGGGGGACCAGCGTTCACAGCAGGCGGTGGCGGATGCGGTCGGTGTCGCCCGGCTGACGATTCAGCAACGCTGGAAGACGATTCTGGAAACAGCGGGACTGCAACCGCCGTCGTGGTAG
- a CDS encoding FKBP-type peptidyl-prolyl cis-trans isomerase, with protein MSDEQEAEATEEETEQQDGLQEGDFISLDYTARTVEEGDLVDTTSEEVAEEEGVEAEGREFGPRTIVLGAGHIFEGVEEDIYGKEAGAEGEVTVELAFGEYDNEEVRTISADKIQEDDRYPGARVNVDGQQGYVETIIGGRARVDFNHPLAGEDIEYEYEVLEEVDDQDEKAKGLFSMYIDADLDMWIETDEVEEEDEDGETETVEKETLYIEATPQLSMNQQWMFQKQQIAQDVIDRLDLDRVIVQETIDGSAGGMMGGMGGMMGGAGEADLEEALEDADIDEDEIVEELEAEGEDEAEDVEE; from the coding sequence ATGAGTGACGAACAAGAGGCAGAAGCGACCGAAGAAGAAACCGAACAGCAGGACGGACTGCAAGAAGGCGACTTCATCAGTCTCGATTACACCGCACGAACCGTCGAAGAAGGCGACCTCGTTGACACGACCAGCGAAGAGGTTGCGGAAGAAGAAGGCGTCGAAGCCGAAGGCCGAGAGTTCGGCCCGCGCACCATCGTTCTCGGTGCAGGCCACATCTTCGAGGGTGTCGAAGAGGACATCTACGGCAAAGAAGCGGGCGCAGAGGGTGAGGTAACAGTCGAACTCGCATTCGGCGAGTACGACAACGAAGAGGTTCGAACCATCAGTGCCGACAAGATTCAGGAAGACGACCGTTATCCCGGCGCGCGCGTCAACGTTGACGGCCAGCAGGGCTACGTCGAGACAATCATCGGCGGCCGCGCACGTGTGGACTTCAACCACCCGCTCGCGGGCGAAGACATCGAATACGAGTACGAAGTGCTCGAAGAAGTCGACGACCAAGACGAGAAGGCAAAAGGCCTGTTCTCGATGTACATCGACGCCGACCTCGACATGTGGATTGAGACGGACGAAGTCGAGGAAGAGGACGAAGACGGCGAAACCGAGACGGTCGAAAAGGAGACGCTGTACATCGAGGCGACGCCACAGCTCTCGATGAACCAGCAGTGGATGTTCCAGAAACAGCAAATCGCACAGGACGTCATCGACCGACTCGACTTAGACCGCGTCATCGTGCAGGAAACCATCGACGGCTCCGCCGGTGGCATGATGGGCGGTATGGGCGGCATGATGGGCGGTGCCGGCGAGGCGGACCTCGAAGAGGCTCTCGAAGACGCTGACATCGACGAGGACGAAATCGTCGAGGAACTCGAAGCGGAAGGCGAGGACGAAGCGGAAGACGTCGAAGAGTAA
- a CDS encoding phosphopantetheine adenylyltransferase, with protein sequence MDVALGGTFDPVHDGHRALFERAFELGDVTVGLTSDDLAPKTRNEDRNVRSFAKRKADLEAELRPFAEEKDREFDVRKLTEPTGIATEEKFDVLIVSPETKHGGERINEIREERGFDSLEIVVVPHVEAEDGDIISSTRIVRGEIDEHGNLTPAQSGRD encoded by the coding sequence ATGGACGTGGCGTTGGGTGGGACGTTTGACCCGGTACACGATGGTCACCGGGCGTTGTTCGAGCGAGCGTTCGAACTCGGCGACGTGACAGTTGGATTGACGAGCGACGACCTCGCGCCGAAAACGCGCAACGAAGACCGGAACGTTCGGTCGTTTGCGAAGCGAAAAGCCGACCTCGAAGCCGAACTCAGACCGTTCGCCGAAGAGAAAGACCGCGAGTTCGACGTTCGAAAACTCACTGAACCGACCGGTATCGCCACTGAGGAAAAGTTCGACGTACTCATCGTTTCCCCCGAAACGAAACACGGCGGCGAGCGAATCAACGAAATCCGGGAAGAGCGGGGATTCGACTCGCTCGAAATCGTGGTCGTCCCGCACGTCGAGGCCGAAGACGGCGACATCATTTCCAGCACGCGAATCGTCAGGGGCGAAATCGACGAGCACGGCAATCTCACCCCGGCCCAGAGCGGACGCGACTGA
- the pyrB gene encoding aspartate carbamoyltransferase translates to MRDDHLIDTKQLAREDIEAVLDRAAEIDADPSAFADRHAGKLLGLLFYEPSTRTKMSFETAIKRLGGDIVDMGSVESSSVKKGETLADTTRVIEGYADALVLRHPSQGAAKMVSDFVDVPLLNAGDGAGHHPTQTLLDLYTIRENAGLDDITIGIMGDLKYGRTVHSLAHALTNFDVRQHFISPGSLQLPRSVRYDLHESGASVREHTDIEDVLPNLDVLYVTRIQRERFPDENEYREIAGEYRIDMETLENATDDLTIMHPLPRVDEIAPEVDDTEYATYFEQAHNGVPVRMAILDSMLEEQ, encoded by the coding sequence ATGCGGGACGACCACCTCATTGATACGAAACAACTCGCGCGCGAGGACATCGAAGCCGTCCTCGACCGCGCCGCCGAAATCGACGCCGACCCCTCGGCGTTCGCCGACCGACACGCGGGGAAACTGCTCGGTCTGCTGTTTTACGAACCGAGCACTCGCACGAAGATGAGCTTCGAAACCGCCATCAAACGCCTCGGTGGGGACATCGTCGATATGGGTTCCGTCGAATCGTCCAGCGTGAAGAAAGGCGAAACCCTCGCCGACACGACGCGGGTCATCGAGGGCTACGCCGACGCGCTCGTACTTCGCCACCCGAGTCAAGGCGCGGCGAAGATGGTGAGCGACTTCGTTGACGTTCCCCTGCTCAACGCGGGCGACGGCGCGGGCCACCATCCGACACAGACCTTGCTCGACCTCTACACGATTCGGGAGAACGCCGGACTGGACGACATCACCATCGGCATCATGGGCGATTTGAAGTACGGGCGGACGGTTCACTCGCTGGCGCACGCGCTGACGAACTTCGACGTCCGTCAGCACTTCATCAGCCCCGGCAGTCTGCAACTCCCACGGAGCGTCCGGTACGACCTCCACGAGTCGGGTGCGAGCGTCCGCGAGCACACCGACATCGAGGACGTGCTCCCGAACTTGGACGTACTCTACGTGACGCGCATTCAGCGCGAACGCTTCCCCGACGAGAACGAATATCGGGAGATTGCTGGCGAATACCGTATCGACATGGAGACACTCGAAAATGCGACGGACGATTTGACCATCATGCACCCGCTTCCCCGCGTCGATGAAATCGCGCCCGAGGTGGACGACACGGAGTACGCGACCTACTTCGAACAGGCGCACAACGGCGTCCCGGTGCGGATGGCGATTCTGGATTCCATGCTGGAGGAACAATGA
- a CDS encoding RNA-binding protein — translation MASVPFHYIDLRTFCYATEDDQRVETALETYLPEEVEIDRMKSEGHHGDRIIVLSARVENADEMRHVLGKLRELADIDQIRDELNQRVDDNCSFFVSLDKQSAYRDTVELGEGITLRAKVEAYPAKKDAAVENARDALA, via the coding sequence ATGGCCAGCGTTCCCTTCCACTACATCGACCTGCGGACGTTCTGCTACGCAACTGAGGACGACCAGCGCGTCGAAACCGCCCTCGAAACGTACCTCCCCGAAGAGGTCGAAATCGACCGAATGAAAAGCGAAGGACACCACGGCGACCGAATCATCGTCCTCTCCGCGCGCGTAGAGAACGCCGACGAGATGCGCCACGTCCTCGGCAAACTCCGCGAACTCGCCGACATCGACCAAATCCGGGACGAACTAAACCAGCGCGTGGACGACAACTGTTCGTTCTTTGTCTCGCTCGACAAGCAGTCAGCGTACCGCGACACGGTCGAACTCGGCGAGGGAATTACCCTCCGCGCGAAAGTCGAGGCCTATCCCGCGAAGAAAGACGCCGCGGTCGAAAACGCCCGCGACGCACTCGCCTGA
- a CDS encoding helix-turn-helix transcriptional regulator: MNASEAAAFLAGSPERHRLLAHLREQSGSPRDMADATDVSRRSVQRNLSEFADRGWVKKRDGVYELTTSGELVARTHRKYIETLDTISTYDPFYRHLPDADHAPNPAWLADATLVTASPDQPQAPVSHYVKRLRARETETVRMLAPVLSRLYHDAHAELVLSGVETELVMPPERIETARSSNPLEFRLVSRAIDIYEHDGPVDFGLTLGDNWAFAGAYDTEGQLRALLECDDPKFLDWAKTLYQQYRNRSSPIR; encoded by the coding sequence ATGAATGCGTCAGAGGCCGCCGCGTTCCTCGCCGGGTCGCCGGAGCGACACCGGTTGCTCGCCCATCTCCGCGAGCAGTCGGGTTCCCCACGGGACATGGCCGACGCGACGGACGTTTCCCGCCGAAGTGTTCAGCGAAATCTCTCTGAGTTCGCAGACCGTGGATGGGTGAAAAAACGTGACGGCGTCTACGAACTCACCACCAGCGGCGAACTCGTCGCTCGAACCCATCGGAAATACATCGAAACGCTCGATACGATTTCTACATACGACCCCTTCTATCGACATCTTCCGGATGCAGACCACGCCCCGAATCCTGCGTGGTTGGCCGACGCGACACTCGTTACGGCATCCCCCGACCAACCACAGGCCCCAGTGAGCCACTACGTAAAGCGACTGCGCGCGCGAGAAACGGAGACGGTTCGCATGCTCGCCCCCGTCCTGAGTAGACTGTATCACGACGCGCACGCAGAACTCGTTCTGTCTGGCGTCGAAACGGAACTCGTCATGCCGCCGGAGCGAATCGAAACCGCACGGTCAAGCAATCCGCTCGAATTTCGGCTCGTCAGTCGCGCCATCGACATCTACGAACACGACGGCCCGGTTGACTTCGGCCTCACACTCGGCGATAATTGGGCGTTCGCGGGCGCATACGACACAGAGGGGCAACTTCGAGCACTGCTTGAGTGCGACGACCCGAAGTTTCTGGATTGGGCTAAAACCCTCTATCAGCAGTATCGCAATCGCTCGTCCCCCATTCGGTGA
- the pyrI gene encoding aspartate carbamoyltransferase regulatory subunit: MSDHELRVSKIRNGTVIDHIRAGQALNVLAILGIDGTDGEAVSVGMNVPSDRMGQKDIVKVEGKELSQNEVDVLSLIAPDASINIIREYEVAEKHRLVRPEEVVGILSCPNSNCITTKDEPVESKFEVLADGVRCEYCDTIIRTDLAAHISVK, encoded by the coding sequence ATGAGCGACCACGAACTTCGCGTCAGTAAGATTCGAAACGGCACCGTAATCGACCACATCCGCGCCGGACAGGCGCTCAACGTCCTCGCCATCCTCGGCATCGACGGAACCGACGGCGAGGCAGTGAGCGTCGGAATGAACGTTCCCAGCGACCGGATGGGACAGAAAGACATCGTGAAAGTCGAGGGCAAAGAGTTGAGCCAAAACGAGGTGGACGTGCTGTCGCTCATCGCCCCCGACGCGAGCATCAACATCATCCGCGAGTACGAGGTTGCAGAAAAACATCGATTAGTGCGTCCCGAGGAAGTTGTCGGTATTCTCTCCTGTCCGAACAGCAACTGTATCACGACGAAAGACGAACCCGTCGAGTCGAAATTCGAGGTGCTTGCGGACGGCGTCCGATGCGAATACTGCGACACGATCATCCGAACCGACCTCGCCGCACATATCAGCGTCAAGTGA